The Chlamydiota bacterium DNA window AATCATTAGGATGGAACCCTTATGTCATATTCTGAACCGAAACAAATCTTGAAGAGCCCCGTGCGGGAAATCTGCATGCGGGGATCCGTGAGGGTTCTACCTTCTGATCCCTACAAGGACAGGAGGTAGTTCTACTCGATGGCTATTCGTATTTTAATCATTGAAGATGAAGTCACGATGGCGGGTCTTATAAAAAAGCGATTGGAAAGCCATGGGTATGAAGCTGAAACAGCCTTTGATGGAGAATCGGGATTAAAAAAGGCTCGTGAAAATTGTCCTGATCTTATTCTCCTCGATATTATGCTTCCCAAAATAGACGGTTATAAAGTTTGTCGATTATTAAAATTTGACGACAAATATAAATCTATTCCTATCATTTTATTAACAGCCCTCGGCCAGGAAAGTGATGTTGCTACAGGAAAAGATGTAGGAGCGGATGGCTATCTCTTGAAGCCCTTTGATGGAGAAAAGCTACTCGCTAAAATTGAAGAACTTCTGAAAAAATAGTCATAAGCTGTAAGGGGTCTTTTCGCTTCTAGCTTCTAGCTATTAAAGCGGTGGAGAGAAGAATTTTCCTGGTTTCTTGGGCCGGTTGGCTTTAACTTTTTTTAGTTCCAAATATTTTTTAAAAATCTTATTTTCACTTTCAGAAATCTCACTCGGTGCAATGATGTTCGGAGTCACAAAAACCATCAGATTCACCTTCCTCTTCACGACACTTTTATGACGGAATGCAAGACCTATAAGGGGAATATCGCCCAACAGCGGAACACGGTTAATCGTCTCTTCATCATGGGAAGTGACCAATCCTCCAATCACAACGGTCTGCTTCTCCTCAACTAAAACTTGAGTGTCCGCTTCACGAATATTAATGCGTGGATATTTTAAGCCTGTGGTTCCTGTCACAAAGGACCCAATTTCACTGACCGAAGGATGAATGAGCATATTGACCTGTCGATGAACCGCGACTTGAGGGATCACTCTTAAGCTGATTCCTACAGGTTGATAATAGTCAAAGGATTCTGTCACAGTTCCTTGATCGGAAACAGAGGTACTAAAAATCGGAAAATTTTCCCCGACTAAAATCGTGGCCTCATGATTATCCAAGGTTAAAACATTTGGGTTTGAAATCACATCAACATCTCCACGGGTCGATAAAGCACTTAAGACAATATCCAATTCATCTGCGGAAAGAACGGCTGTTCGAAGGTTAGAAAAGGTATTCGTTTTACTGTGAGAAACATCATTCGTCTGGGTTGTACTCAGCGTGGAAGTTCCCGTTTTTGTGGTCGTATCCGAACTCGCATTGCCACTCAGATTATTGATGGTCCGCGTGCGAGTATCATCGTTAGACTGATCGAGTGTGCTCTTGAGATCATCGGTAAAACTTTTCAGTTTTGTAAACTGATCCGTGAGTGTTTGACTGGGTGCCACTTTAATTTTCCACCCCGCTAAACTTTCCCATTTAATTCCTAAATTTTCTTCGTTGGACAAAGAAATCTCAACCACCATTGCATCAATCATCACCTGCTTAGGCATCCGGTCCATTTTTTTTAGGATATCCCTAATCCCTTGAACACGACTCGGGGTATCAATGACCAATAGCGTTTTAGATCTTTCAGAAGGAGTGTCAACCGTCTTACGAGCCCCGAATAAACCTGATGCTGAAGAAGAGGATGAAGAAGAACCCGATAACAAATTAGAATAACTGGATCCCCCAGATCCACTTGAATTTGAAGAACCCCCAGAGGAGCTTACACCACTTGAAATACCACTGATCTGCCAACCTGGCATCGTTCTTCTTTCCAAAACCATTAATTTTCCTCGAGAAGAAAGCATGCTGTCCAAAACTTTTTTTGCATCCTGGGCATCCAGATAACGAAGTTCAATCACATCGGTGATCAGCTCCCCATAAGATGCCAAACTCTCTTTTGCCTTCTCTCCCTCGGCAATTTCAGAGAGAAGCGCTACACGGTAGATATTGCCTTGCCTCAAGAACCCATAGCCATTGACCCCTAAAATAGCGCCTAAGGCTGCCTCAAATGGCACATCATTGAGTCGAACGGTAACGGTCCCTTTCACAGTCTCTCCTGCCACAATATTGACTTGATACTGATCGGATAAAAGCCTTAGCACATTGGATAATTCGGCATCTTTAAAATCAACCGTGATGAGTGTCGAGTTTTTTGAAGAAGCCTCATCGCAAAGAGAAATCGATATTCCTAAACACCCTATCATACATAAAACCATGAATATTTTTTTCATCCCACCACCTCCCTGTGGCTCAATCCTACCACCTCTGGTTGGCCCTTGGGGCCAGTCCGCCAAAGGCGGACCTGCCTTTGGCAATACAAGAGGTGGTGGGATAAAGAGCCAATTCTTACTAAGTTTGCCAACATATGCTTTTCATACTCCATAATTTTCCTTGTTTGAGAATCCTCCTGCAGAGGATCGACAGGTGGTGGGATCATTTCCGATCTCCTTGTGAACGCAGTTCTATAGTTTGGTCCCCTTTTTGAAGCAAAACATGATCTTTCAGAATATACTGAACCGTAAAATCTCCAATCCGGTCCCCTTCATGTACAATTTGATTATTGATAATGGCGGCCCCCCGATCTTGATACCAAGAAACCCCCGATAAACTTAAATTTCGGGCTTCTGTAGAGCCTGCCTTCTCTTCTCGGATGGGCGACTCTGGATTTCTAAAGGGATCCATCCCCCAACCTAATTTGACCTCCTCTTTCTCAGATAAAACCAAGGGAAGCGGCTCTCTTCCTGTGAGACCAGTATCCTCAACCTTGGAGGGATTAACAAAAGTGGCCGGATGACGAAATAGAATGGATTTGACAAGGAGAATAGTCAAGATTAAACCTAATAAAATCACAATTCCAAATTCCACAGATACTTTCTTAGACATCTAACCTCTGTTTTTTTATAAAAATTCCCATTTCCATTTTGATTTTGATTTGATTGCTCTTCTCTTCAACTTTATCAATCTCAACAGACTCAACCGTCAAGGCAAGCGTATGAAATTCTAAGCCATGAATCATATTTCCAAAATCTTGAAACCGGCCCATCAGTTCCACTGAAAGAATATTTTTGACGATATCACTCTCCCCTCCGTTCACCGAAACAACCCCTTTGGGAAGAAGGGAAACCACTGTCAATTGACTTGAAGAAAAGAGCTCCGACAATTTTTGAATGACATGCGGCATATCCCCTTCTGTTGGAAACTTGCCTTCATATTTACGAATCTCATTCTGATTTTTTTCAATTTCTCCTTCGACATCCCATACCCCTTCGGCCCCCTTACTTAGTTTTTCCATTCGATCAATTATTTTTTTCTCCCCATCTATTTTCATTGAAAGGCGATGTTGTTGAGGAAGATAAATAAAATAAAAAACCCCTCCTAAAAAAAGAATCCACCCTATAAAAAAACCTGCCCTCTTAAGCATGTTTCACCCTCTCTCTCGCCTTGCATTTAATTTCAAATTCAAGGTCTTGATGGGGAGGAGTCCCTCGACGCTGAGAGGAAAGAAGATTCACCTCGGTCAATGATTTGGCCTCTCCCAGACGAATCAAAAACTCTGAAAGAGCCCCTTCCAGAGAACTTGTTCCAGAAAGGATATGTCCTTTCATCAAAAACACCCACTGTTCTTTATCCTTCGCGATTTTAAGCTGAGCCAGGATCACCTCTTCATGAATCGCCAGAGATAACTCCTTCAAAAGATATTCCCAGGCAGGGAAACGGCCCACTGCCTGTTCGTAGTCTTCTGACATCCTTTTTAATTTTTCCTGTCCCATCTGCAAGGTTTCGATTCGATCAAAAGTGCTTTTGGCCTTTAGAAAATTTCCATAAGTCCGGTCAAACCATTTCTCACGGTTTTTGAGTTTGGAATGATCAAAAAAAATCAGAATGGAAATGAGGGCCAAAAGAAAAATACTTAAAATGGTAAACATCCGCTGAAAACGATTCCAATGCTGGTCTTGCTTTAAAGGAAGAGGACGAAGATCCAATTTCTTTTCTTTGAGGAGAGCCCCTCCTAAAGCCATCCTAAAAATTGCATTGATTTGATCAAGATCCGTGACATTCTCATCGAGTTTTAAAGCATCAAAAGGTCTTAAGAACTCCATCTTCTCAAATTTCAAATCATTTTTAAGAGAAGCTATGAACTGAGGAAGAAGGGCTCCACGCCCGGTTAGGAAAATCTTTTGGCATGAAGCAAGCTGATAGGTCCTCAAATAAAAACGAATGGATCGATCTAATTCCTGAACAAATTTTTCAAGAACGGGCCGTATCAAACCCGTGACTTGTGTTGAGGATATTTTTTTTCCCTGAGAAGTCTCCATCTGGAGCTCCCCTTCTCCCACCGGGATTCCAGAAGTCCATAGAAGAGTCTGGGCTTCTTCTGTCGTCAACTGCAATCTCCCCTCAACTCCAATCAGAGGTCTTTCTAAAGCTTCCGAAAAATCTTGAAGAGAGACTGGAATCAAGCGCTCATATTCTAAAACCCCTGATCGAAAAAAAGAAAGCGAAGTCAAAGAGGTTTCCATATTGATTAAAGCTGTAACATCCTCAGCCCCTCCCCCGCCTATTTCCCTCACCAAAGGCTCAAAAGCAAAAGGAAGCCCTTCTACCGCTTTAATTGCCCATCCGGCCCTTTGAATGACTGCAGTCCATTTCTCAAGTTCATTTTTTTTCACACAAGCAGCTGTCACATGCAAATGCCCTATTTTTTCTCGAGAAGGTTCCTTTGAAATGAAAAAATCAGCGAACGACTCCTGCAATTGCCAGTTTGGACTACGCCGCATCAGCTCATTGATAACAACCTCTTTCATATAACGACGATTCATTTTAGAAATGGGTAAGAAGTGAAAAGAAAGAAAGGGTTCCCCAATAAATACTCGAAGGGAGCGAATGCCTCTGGCTTTTTTCTTAACTTGCTGAAGGAAATTTTCAATGTCCTTTAAGTTCTTGGAACTCAAAGACATTTCAGAAAAAGGGAGGTAGGCCATTCCAACGACGCGAGGATTTTCCTTAACATCCTCTAAACAAATCCACTTTAAAGATGAAAAACCTATTTCCAGTATCGCTTGATAAGGGCTTGCCCATGCCCCCCTGGACTCTGCAAAATAAACGAAACTTTTTTCAAGAGGGATGAGGTGGTTTCTCCCGGAAGGGGATTTTTCAGAAACTCCAGATACTCCTCTTTCTGGAAGAGGACCCATTCCCTCGAAAATAGAAGAAATCTCTTTAGATAATCCCGACTTTTTTTTGCTCAAGTAAAAGTACCTCTTCGGCCAATTGTGAATAATCCCTTGCCCCTGTCGACTTCGGATCATAGGTGATAATCGCCTCCCCAGCACTCGGCGCCTCAGTTAATCTCGTATTGACATGAATCACCGTTTGGAAAACTTTTTCCTTAAAAAAGGATCGTATGCCTTCCAGAACTTCTTTAGCAATATTTGTTCTTGAATCATAAAGGGTGGGTAAAATTCCCAAAATAGAAAGATGCTGATTCAATCGTTTCTTCACAAGATCAATCGTCGAGAAAAGCTGTTTCATCCCCTCCATCGCATAATAATGAGTTTGAATGGGAATCAATACGGAATCTGCGGCGGTGAGTGCATTCACTGTTAAAATACTCAAAGAGGGGGAGCAATCAATGATGATATATTCGTAAGAGGCAGTTAAAGGAAGCAAATAATCTCTCAAAACATTTTCCCGGCCAATCACATTTACCAAGTCAATATCCGCCCCACTTAAGAGAATATTAGAAGGGGCAAGGTCTAATCCTGAAACAGGGGTTTGAAGGATCACGCCCGATAGGTTGGTTCTAGCGGTGAGAACATCGTAAATTGTCTTCTCTAAACGATCTGGACGGACTCCCAAGCCAAGGGTTGCATGACCTTGAGGATCTAAATCAACCAAAAGGGTTTTCATCCCTCTTGATGCAAGATAAGCTGATAAATTAATGGCTGTGGTCGTTTTCCCACAACCGCCTTTTTGATTGGCTATGGCAATGATCGACATTTTGCGTTCCCCCGTCCGCTTACTTTACCCCCATTTATTTCACCCCTTCACGCCACTTAAAACCATGCTCTTCACAAAATCTTTTTGCATGATAATAAAGAGAACAAGAATAGGTAAAATCACAATCACTGATCCTGCCATTAAAAGTCCCCACTCGGTATTATGCTGACCATTTAAATTAGCGAGGGCAACGGGAAGCGTGTATTTGGATTCTTTCGTCATAATAATCAGCGGCCAGAGAAATTCATTCCAGGCCCCCATAAAGGTAAAAATGGTAAGAGTGGCCAAAGCGGGCCGACACAGAGGAAGAACAATACTCCAAAGAATTTTTAATTCCCCGCAACCATCCATTCGAGCGCTCTCCAAAATTTCATTGGGAATCCCTTTCATAAACTGGCGCATGAGAAAAATGCCAAAGACAGATGTAGAACCAGGTAAAATCAAACCTGTAAAGGTATTTAAAAGATGCATCGATTTTAGAATTAAAAAGACAGGCATCATACAGACCTGCCCGGGAACCATCATCATCAATAAAAGAAGCCTAAAGATTTTTTCTCGGCCTGGAAATTTATGTTTGGCAAAGGCAAAAGCTGCCAAGGAATTTAACATCAAATTAAGGAGGGTGAGGGAAAGAGCAACAAAAACGCTGTTACCAAAAAAAACAGCAAACCGTACTTTTTCAAAAAGCTCTTTGTAATAGGCAAATGTGATGGGCCTGGGAATCCACTGGGGTGGAAGAGTAAAAATTCCTTCTTCCGGTTTAAGTGAAGTGGAAACCATCCACAAAAAAGGCATTAACGTCAGTAAGAATAAAAAGAAAATAATGCCATGAAGCCCCATGGAATTTAATAAATCTTTAATTTTTTTCATCTAAAAATCCTTATCTTATCTCCCCTGATTTTCCATTCCTTAACCTCTAGCCTTCCAGGTTGTTATATCCTTACGAACTTTTAAGGATGTCATTTTATCTAATAATACTTCATATCTAAAATTATTCAATCTTTTGATAGAATCAAAAGTCGTTAGACTAGAATGGTTGATCTAGAATGCACGCTATTCTTGAATCTCTAGTAAAGACCAATGCCCGCCTTTGTCAGGGCCTATTCTCTTTAATAAACCGTCTCCTTTGAGCTTCTGGATATTTTTCTTAACCGCCCTATCGCTCATCTTGAGTGTATGAGCCATTTCTTCTATGGTTATTTTTGTGTTTTGAGAAATCAAATCCAAAATTTTCTGGGAACTTTTCTGGGAACTTTTCTGGGAACTTTTCTGGGAACTTTTCTGGGAACTTTTCCGGGAACTTTTCTGGATACCAGCTAAGACTAAGTGTTTAAAGGTAATAATAAAATAACCATTGGTTTCTATATCTAATTCTGTCCCGTA harbors:
- a CDS encoding ParA family protein — protein: MSIIAIANQKGGCGKTTTAINLSAYLASRGMKTLLVDLDPQGHATLGLGVRPDRLEKTIYDVLTARTNLSGVILQTPVSGLDLAPSNILLSGADIDLVNVIGRENVLRDYLLPLTASYEYIIIDCSPSLSILTVNALTAADSVLIPIQTHYYAMEGMKQLFSTIDLVKKRLNQHLSILGILPTLYDSRTNIAKEVLEGIRSFFKEKVFQTVIHVNTRLTEAPSAGEAIITYDPKSTGARDYSQLAEEVLLLEQKKVGII
- a CDS encoding carbohydrate ABC transporter permease, which encodes MKKIKDLLNSMGLHGIIFFLFLLTLMPFLWMVSTSLKPEEGIFTLPPQWIPRPITFAYYKELFEKVRFAVFFGNSVFVALSLTLLNLMLNSLAAFAFAKHKFPGREKIFRLLLLMMMVPGQVCMMPVFLILKSMHLLNTFTGLILPGSTSVFGIFLMRQFMKGIPNEILESARMDGCGELKILWSIVLPLCRPALATLTIFTFMGAWNEFLWPLIIMTKESKYTLPVALANLNGQHNTEWGLLMAGSVIVILPILVLFIIMQKDFVKSMVLSGVKG
- the pilO gene encoding type 4a pilus biogenesis protein PilO; the protein is MLKRAGFFIGWILFLGGVFYFIYLPQQHRLSMKIDGEKKIIDRMEKLSKGAEGVWDVEGEIEKNQNEIRKYEGKFPTEGDMPHVIQKLSELFSSSQLTVVSLLPKGVVSVNGGESDIVKNILSVELMGRFQDFGNMIHGLEFHTLALTVESVEIDKVEEKSNQIKIKMEMGIFIKKQRLDV
- a CDS encoding response regulator, whose translation is MAIRILIIEDEVTMAGLIKKRLESHGYEAETAFDGESGLKKARENCPDLILLDIMLPKIDGYKVCRLLKFDDKYKSIPIILLTALGQESDVATGKDVGADGYLLKPFDGEKLLAKIEELLKK
- the pilM gene encoding pilus assembly protein PilM, with the protein product MSKKKSGLSKEISSIFEGMGPLPERGVSGVSEKSPSGRNHLIPLEKSFVYFAESRGAWASPYQAILEIGFSSLKWICLEDVKENPRVVGMAYLPFSEMSLSSKNLKDIENFLQQVKKKARGIRSLRVFIGEPFLSFHFLPISKMNRRYMKEVVINELMRRSPNWQLQESFADFFISKEPSREKIGHLHVTAACVKKNELEKWTAVIQRAGWAIKAVEGLPFAFEPLVREIGGGGAEDVTALINMETSLTSLSFFRSGVLEYERLIPVSLQDFSEALERPLIGVEGRLQLTTEEAQTLLWTSGIPVGEGELQMETSQGKKISSTQVTGLIRPVLEKFVQELDRSIRFYLRTYQLASCQKIFLTGRGALLPQFIASLKNDLKFEKMEFLRPFDALKLDENVTDLDQINAIFRMALGGALLKEKKLDLRPLPLKQDQHWNRFQRMFTILSIFLLALISILIFFDHSKLKNREKWFDRTYGNFLKAKSTFDRIETLQMGQEKLKRMSEDYEQAVGRFPAWEYLLKELSLAIHEEVILAQLKIAKDKEQWVFLMKGHILSGTSSLEGALSEFLIRLGEAKSLTEVNLLSSQRRGTPPHQDLEFEIKCKARERVKHA